In Podospora pseudopauciseta strain CBS 411.78 chromosome 2 map unlocalized CBS411.78m_2, whole genome shotgun sequence, the genomic stretch TCCAACGACACGGAAACGTTCCTCCAGGCCCTTGAGTCTGTCTTCGACCTCAAACTGATTGGTCCTAAGATAAGTATGGTTGCGAAGAAGACGGAGAACAGCCTCCCGAAAAATATCTCGGGTCTCTTGATCAGACTTATGTCGTGTTAGTCAAACTGAAGATCACAGCCAAGCCTTGGTGGAACTTACTTCGGGAATCCCAACGATGGCGTCCACCAGTTCATCGGTCGAGGCCCCCAGTTGCGCGAGAAAAGCCATGCTGGTCTGGTCTCCCTAAGCGGAGCATTCTGCCAACACGGATTTCAAAAACCCAGATGCCGCCTCAAGGTCAAGGGGTGGATGCAGGCTCCGCGCTGGTTCACTGTCCGGggatgttttgttgttttaAGCTTTCTTGGGTGGGACGCGAAATGGGAGACCACTTTACGCGGTACCCTAGTTACATGCTGAAGTGGTTTGGGAATAACCGACACGAGATGCTGCAACACCACACCTTGTGTTCCAAGTCCACACGAGGTAACGTGATGGAAAAGAGACCAGAGGCTCTCCAATGCGAGGCTTGTGATGTTTATATCTTTTTCGACTCAAAAGAGAGTTAAAAATCGTCAACTGGTCAAAGTCTTCCAGAAGACTTGAAGAACCCTACGCACGGGCCACGAAGATAAGAGCTGATCGTCGCTTATCGCTGACATCAAACCGCCTGCCGCCCCTTTTCGTGAATTTTTCGGCCCGCATTTGGTTCCACTGCGCTGGGCGCTGCTTTAATTGCCATCCACCCAGTCCAACGTGCCGAAGGGACCAGCCAACGGCTGATTTGAACGACGCAGCTCGGGTTTGGCGTCACAACCATCAACCAACAAAAGACACACTCGACCGACGCTTCAAACACGCCGTCACGACCATTTTGACCTTTCTAACACCGAAATTACATCACAGGCTCCAAGGCCGTATTCGCCAGCAGTTGACACCGATACGAGAACCCCACGACATACCGACCCCTCGGCGGATTCGCAAGGATGGCCATTGCTCGCCCCGTAAGGGTCCTGGGCTTTGCGGCCGTGGTGATGTGGTTCTTCTTCATCTGGCAGGTCCTGAagccgacatcaccaccaaaacacaAGGCCAAAGAGATCATCAAGTCATTCGAACGAGATCCAAACCTAGACCGTACGCCAACCCCATTTCCGATACACCATGGCATCGCGCGCTGACACTGCTATCAAACAGCAACGGGAGAGCCAGAAGGCATTTTAGTTCACGCATCCGAGGAATATGCACCCGGCCCCGCGGGCACCGCCCGAATCAATGCCACCCTACTTGCCCTCGTACGAAATGAGGAGCTCAACGACATGCTCTCCTCCATGCGCGACCTCGAAAGAACATGGAACCACAAGTTCAACTACCCCTGGACCTTCTTCAACGATGTCCCTTTCACCGAAGAattcaagaagaagacgcaAGCTCTTACCAAAGCAGAATGCCGCTACGAACTCATCCCGAAGGAACACTGGGCTGTCCCCGAATGGATCAACATGGACCTCTATAAGGAATCCACCCAGATTctcaaagaaaagaaggtCCAATACGCCGACATGATTTCCTACCACCAAATGTGCCGCTGGAACAGTGGCCTCTTCTATCACCACCCTGCCTTGGCCAATACGCAGTACTACTGGCGCGTGGAGCCCAAGGTTCACTTCTTCTGTGATGTCGACTATGACGTCTTCCGCTACATGcaggacaacaacaagacctACGGCTTCACCATCAATCTTTATGATTCTCCCGACTCGATCCCTACTCTGTGGCCCGAGACCCTGAAATTCATTGCCGAGCACCCCGAGTATGTTCACGAAAACAACGCCATGGACTGGCTGACGGATAAGGTCCGCCGGCCAGACCATAACAAGAAGGCTAATGGATACTCGACTTGCCACTTCTGGTCGAACTTTGAGATTGCCGACATGAGCTTCTGGAGGAGCAAGGCGTATGAGGATTACTTCAACCACCTGGACCGGACTGGGAATTTCTTCTACGAGAGATGGGGTGATGCGCCGGTGCATAGCATTGGACTGGGATTGTTTGAGGATAAGAGCAGGATCCACTGGTATGTTGTCACTCTAATGGCTTTTGTGGGATATACGCTGACGAGTGACCGACAGGTTCCGCGATATCGGATACCAACAtatccccttcttcaactgccCCAACTCGCCCAAGTGCAAGGGCTGTGTGACGGGTCGCTTCACGGACGGAGAGTCGTTCTTGTATAGAGAGGACTGCCGACCAAACTGGTTCAAGTTTGTCAGTCAAGGGTGATGAGCCTGACGATAACGTGGCTGCACTGTATACATTTTGATCATCGAGATCCTTGGCTTCTCTGGGACGGGGGTTTTATTTTGGATTATGACTATAATCATGCACTCACACGCCACACAGGGGAAGGCATTTGGGAAAGACTGAGCGACAAAACAGGTGTCTGGCGCAAGCGGGGATTTTGACTGGTTTATTGGCTATTCTAATGAGGCTGTTACATATACATACTACGCAAAAGGGGGGTAACGTTAGGAGTGGAAGGGAGGCTACACGGTTTGGTGTAGAGGGCAACAAAGAATTATGCAAGAAGTAAATGCATACAGCATGTTGTGTGAGAGAGGGGCTTCACTGTTCATGTTTTACTAGGTTAAatagaagaaaagaagatgCGACAACCAAACCTGGCTAATGACGTCTCTCTAGAGCTCGCCATACACGTTGACCACCCCACTGGTACCCCCAACACAGAACTGGttcccaaaacccccttccttccaCGCGATACAACTAACCAcattcttcctcgccttttctttcccatCTCTCCCGATAGTAACCTTTTTGTTActggcatcaccacccc encodes the following:
- the KTR4 gene encoding putative mannosyltransferase ktr4 (EggNog:ENOG503NW4D; CAZy:GT15; COG:G), encoding MAIARPVRVLGFAAVVMWFFFIWQVLKPTSPPKHKAKEIIKSFERDPNLDPTGEPEGILVHASEEYAPGPAGTARINATLLALVRNEELNDMLSSMRDLERTWNHKFNYPWTFFNDVPFTEEFKKKTQALTKAECRYELIPKEHWAVPEWINMDLYKESTQILKEKKVQYADMISYHQMCRWNSGLFYHHPALANTQYYWRVEPKVHFFCDVDYDVFRYMQDNNKTYGFTINLYDSPDSIPTLWPETLKFIAEHPEYVHENNAMDWLTDKVRRPDHNKKANGYSTCHFWSNFEIADMSFWRSKAYEDYFNHLDRTGNFFYERWGDAPVHSIGLGLFEDKSRIHWFRDIGYQHIPFFNCPNSPKCKGCVTGRFTDGESFLYREDCRPNWFKFVSQG